In the genome of Oncorhynchus mykiss isolate Arlee chromosome 30, USDA_OmykA_1.1, whole genome shotgun sequence, the window gaaaataatacaaataaagaaaaacctttgaatgagtaggtatatTCTAATGCATCAAATTTGAGCTAAGAATACGTTTTATATGATGGAATCACAAAATGAAGCACCTGATAAAGGAACACATTTCAAACATCCACAATATATCACAATATAGCATTTCCAATTGTAAAATACTAAGGGAAAATCTTACATTTAGAAAGGTATTGTGAGATCAACAAAATGCACACTTTACAATTGCGAAGGTGTGATTTTTCATTGTTAAAACCCTTTCACAAAGGCTCATTGTTACAATACTTTGTTCTTTTGAGAGACCCGTGTCCCTGGACATGTGGACAGACCTCAGTGCTCTATGGCCCTCTATTCCATGTTGCTGAGTCAGGGGTTAGTACAATGGGGTTCACAGGTATAAAAAGAAAGGTTTTAAACCAGTAGGATAACAGTTCCCCAGcaagagcagcagcagcacagagagacaAAATGACCTCCACCGGCATGAACATGAACAGCAGAGTAAGTATTATATTTAGCGTATTTATTCATAGAAATGTTCCTAGCTTGTTACACTGAGTGCACTTTAGTACTCTAGTGTCAGAGCACAAGGCAACCCTAATCCCAAAAAGCTGATTGTCAGTGGGATTGGGCAAGGCCCAACATGTAGCaatgtgtttttgtatgtttGAATGGTGAATAGAAATGATTCTTGCTTATTTTCAGATCACCTTCTACGAGGACAGGAACTTCCAGGGTCGTTCCTATGAGTGCAGCAGCGACTGCCCTGACATGTCCTCCTACCTGAGCCGCTGCCAGTCCTGCAGGGTTGAGAGTGGCTGCTTCATGGTTTACGACCGCTCCAACTACATGGGAAACCAGTGGTTCATGAAGAGGGGAGAGTATTCTGACTTCCAGCGCATGATGGGAATGACCGACATCAGGTCCTGCCGCATGATCCCCATGGTAAGCCTACTAACACACAGATTTGTTAGTTACCGCGTAGTCTTCTTTGTTGTTGTACAACATACACCTATGGCCATTAGTCAGTATGACTACAATCTTCTATACATGCGTGATACATTTAACATTACAGTTCACAATTTCTCCCTAAAACATGTTGTTCATCATGTTACAGCACAGAGGTTCTTTCAGGATGAGGATCTACGAGAGGGAGAACTTTGGAGGTCAGATGCACGAGATGATGGACGACTGTGACAGCATCATGGATCGTTACCGCATGAACAACTGCATGTCCTGCAACGTTATGGACGGCCACTGGCTCATGTATGAGCAGCCCCAGTACAGAGGCAGGATGATGTACATGAGGCCTGGAGAGTACAGAAACTTTAACCAGATGGGCATGGGCATGAGGTTCATGAGCATGAGACGTATCAACGAGTCATGTTATTAGATATAGCTTTTACTGATGTAAATACGAGAAGCCAGTGAATAAAAACATTGAAAAAAAGGACATCTTGCAAATGGCTTTTTTACAGTTAACCTGAACCcatgtcatttaggtcaacatgtAGCACATTCCTAAGCCATTCTCAGCAATTAAATATTTTTGCAGTTTTTCTCAactgctaaaacacaatttctgaaaccttgctccatttcctgaaaacattaaacacaaaacctcatcttcaagcactatttacataacctctgactcctcttgcaaaatgaaacattcgcctcaaaacagttttacctgtgttcaaaatcaaacacggctctcaaatcataaacaaagtgatcaaaacgatatacactctcaagcagtcagtaaacaatacaccgcaaaatagaaaacacattgttcaaaacatacaattctcagggagaagtacatttttaatctaaaaaaaGATTCTAATTTTTCcatcattgtcttttgatgaacgaaaatATGTTCTATCATAATAGCTCAAAATtgttcagaaattactactctgctttgctctttgcaattttgtttttcctcttcctctttctctttcttgccCTCCACCTCCCCCATGTCCTCTCACATGGTTTCTTCTATCTATTCTCAGACtgtctccttcccaccttcaacaacctgtttgctctctgaactggtttatattggttgtgtcgcatcatttgaaacaggttaaaactattttgagtggttgtgttcaaacaatgacatatgttctctatttgtatttgattgttgccacttgtgtttacaggtatggatgacatgtgcattagagtgcagcaTGTGTTTTGAGAaagagaatgtgtttagagttttgctgaaaagtcttagtgagatctgc includes:
- the LOC110521320 gene encoding gamma-crystallin M2, which codes for MTSTGMNMNSRITFYEDRNFQGRSYECSSDCPDMSSYLSRCQSCRVESGCFMVYDRSNYMGNQWFMKRGEYSDFQRMMGMTDIRSCRMIPMHRGSFRMRIYERENFGGQMHEMMDDCDSIMDRYRMNNCMSCNVMDGHWLMYEQPQYRGRMMYMRPGEYRNFNQMGMGMRFMSMRRINESCY